A genome region from Methylohalobius crimeensis 10Ki includes the following:
- a CDS encoding glutathione S-transferase N-terminal domain-containing protein — MTLYCSPICPYSHQVRFVWCEKGIQAEIEFVDPANLPEDVIDLNPYGDTPTLIDRDLVLYEPIIIMEYLDERFPHPPLHPMEPMARARARMLIHRINREWYRLLEEIQAAKDKKAARTRKLLREDLIAAAPLFAAKPYFFSDEFSLVDCALAPLLWRLPLLGIELPKEAQSIHSYAQRIFARPGFQKSLSPQETEIAELPQLLSA; from the coding sequence ATGACCCTATACTGCTCCCCCATCTGCCCCTATAGTCATCAAGTGCGTTTCGTCTGGTGCGAAAAAGGCATCCAGGCGGAGATTGAATTCGTCGATCCGGCCAATCTTCCCGAAGATGTCATCGATCTCAACCCCTACGGGGATACGCCGACATTGATCGACCGGGATCTGGTGCTTTACGAGCCCATCATCATCATGGAGTATCTGGACGAACGCTTTCCGCATCCGCCCCTTCACCCCATGGAGCCGATGGCGCGGGCGCGGGCCAGGATGCTGATCCACCGCATCAACCGGGAATGGTATCGGCTCCTTGAGGAAATTCAGGCGGCCAAGGACAAAAAGGCGGCGCGAACTCGCAAACTGCTTCGCGAGGACCTGATCGCCGCCGCGCCTTTGTTTGCCGCCAAGCCCTATTTCTTCAGCGACGAATTCTCTCTCGTCGATTGTGCTTTGGCGCCTCTCCTTTGGCGCTTGCCTTTGCTCGGCATCGAGTTGCCCAAAGAAGCTCAGTCCATTCATAGTTATGCTCAACGCATCTTCGCCCGTCCGGGATTCCAAAAAAGTCTGAGCCCCCAAGAAACGGAAATCGCCGAATTGCCCCAACTTCTCTCCGCTTGA
- a CDS encoding cytochrome c1, with translation MKRFSEYANRLSRRALLLAFLIWPAWSGAEQTAPLEEPDIDLFDIDSLRRGAELYADRCVGCHSLKHLRYQRLKKDLKLSDEAFKKLFPWLKRPIGTVTSGMTGEDSERWFGVAAPDLSERARALGTDWIYTYLRTFYRDDSRPFGVNNWVFEDVAMPHVLWDLQGEQKAITRTIDETPVIVKLESVKRGSMPPREFDRAVADLVNFLTYAAEPAQLERRRIGKYVIGFLLVLAFVLYRLKKVYWKDVH, from the coding sequence ATGAAACGTTTTTCGGAGTATGCAAATCGACTGTCTCGCCGAGCGCTATTGTTGGCGTTTCTCATTTGGCCCGCTTGGTCGGGGGCGGAACAGACCGCGCCCCTGGAAGAACCGGACATCGATCTATTCGATATCGATTCCCTGCGCCGTGGCGCCGAACTTTACGCGGACCGCTGCGTCGGCTGTCACTCCCTGAAACATCTGCGCTACCAGCGCCTCAAAAAGGATCTCAAGCTCAGCGACGAGGCCTTCAAAAAATTGTTCCCGTGGCTGAAACGTCCTATCGGCACCGTGACCTCGGGGATGACCGGCGAAGATTCGGAGCGCTGGTTCGGTGTCGCCGCGCCGGATCTGTCCGAACGCGCCCGCGCGTTGGGAACCGACTGGATCTACACCTACCTGCGTACTTTCTATCGGGACGACTCACGCCCGTTCGGGGTCAACAACTGGGTGTTCGAGGACGTGGCCATGCCCCATGTGCTTTGGGATCTGCAAGGCGAGCAAAAGGCAATAACCCGAACTATTGACGAAACCCCGGTCATCGTGAAGCTCGAATCCGTGAAGCGGGGTTCCATGCCCCCCCGGGAATTCGATCGCGCCGTGGCCGATTTGGTGAATTTCCTCACCTACGCAGCCGAACCGGCCCAATTGGAGCGTCGCCGAATCGGCAAATATGTGATCGGCTTCCTGCTCGTACTGGCTTTCGTCCTGTATCGGCTGAAGAAAGTCTACTGGAAAGACGTCCACTGA
- a CDS encoding cytochrome b, giving the protein MNECKHCSNKLIAWIDERFPLTKVWNEHLAQYYAPKNFNFWYFFGSLALLVLVNQLLTGVWLTMNFKPDAMMAFDSVEAIMRDFNWGWLIRYMHSTGASMFFIVVYLHMFRGMMYGSYKKPRELVWLLGMSMFLALMAEAFMGYLLPWGQMSYWGANVIISLFSAVPIVGEDLATWIRGDFLVSDATLNRFFSFHVIAIPLVLVALVFLHLVALHKVGSNNPDGIEIKKHKDKNGIPLDGIPFHPYYTVKDLFGATLFLTVCAWIVFYAPEMGGYFLEDANFIPADPLKTPEHIAPVWYFTPFYSILRAIPNKFGGMLAMFASIFILFFIPWLDRCPVKSIRYRGKSYKIALATFVVSFIGLGYLGTIPPTPTAAMFGVAFTLIYFGFFLLMPIYTRLEVTLPVPDRVTWPKPYREREGWHWDQVRKAVAYLQATAPYQKMAGQWQQILEWMKNNKILSKFL; this is encoded by the coding sequence ATGAACGAATGCAAACACTGCTCTAACAAGCTCATCGCCTGGATCGACGAGCGCTTCCCGCTCACCAAGGTCTGGAACGAACACCTCGCCCAGTACTACGCGCCCAAGAATTTCAACTTCTGGTATTTCTTCGGCTCGCTGGCGCTGCTGGTTCTGGTGAACCAGCTTCTGACCGGCGTTTGGCTGACCATGAATTTCAAGCCGGACGCGATGATGGCATTCGATTCGGTGGAAGCCATCATGCGGGATTTCAACTGGGGCTGGCTGATTCGCTATATGCATTCGACCGGCGCCTCCATGTTTTTCATCGTGGTCTATCTGCATATGTTCCGCGGTATGATGTACGGTTCCTATAAAAAGCCGCGGGAATTGGTGTGGCTGCTGGGCATGAGCATGTTTCTGGCCCTGATGGCCGAAGCCTTCATGGGGTATCTCCTGCCGTGGGGCCAGATGTCCTACTGGGGGGCCAATGTGATCATCTCCCTGTTCAGCGCCGTGCCGATAGTGGGCGAAGATCTGGCCACCTGGATCCGGGGGGATTTTCTGGTTTCCGACGCCACCCTCAACCGCTTTTTCTCCTTTCACGTAATCGCGATACCGCTGGTCCTGGTGGCCCTGGTTTTCCTCCATCTGGTCGCCCTGCACAAGGTGGGTTCCAACAACCCGGACGGGATCGAGATCAAAAAGCACAAGGATAAAAACGGTATCCCTTTGGACGGCATCCCTTTCCACCCCTATTACACGGTCAAGGATTTGTTCGGTGCCACCCTCTTTTTAACCGTGTGCGCTTGGATCGTATTCTATGCCCCGGAGATGGGGGGATATTTCCTGGAGGACGCCAACTTCATTCCGGCCGACCCGCTCAAAACCCCAGAACATATCGCGCCGGTCTGGTATTTCACCCCGTTCTACTCCATCCTGCGGGCGATTCCGAATAAATTCGGCGGCATGCTGGCCATGTTCGCGTCGATCTTCATTCTGTTCTTTATTCCCTGGCTGGACCGTTGTCCGGTCAAGTCGATCCGTTACCGGGGAAAATCCTACAAAATCGCCTTGGCCACCTTCGTCGTCAGCTTTATCGGCTTGGGTTATCTGGGAACCATTCCTCCCACCCCCACCGCCGCCATGTTCGGGGTCGCATTTACCTTGATCTATTTCGGCTTCTTTTTGCTGATGCCCATCTATACCCGCCTGGAGGTGACCCTCCCCGTCCCCGATCGTGTCACCTGGCCCAAGCCCTACCGGGAACGGGAAGGCTGGCATTGGGATCAAGTCCGCAAGGCCGTCGCCTACCTGCAAGCCACTGCCCCCTATCAAAAAATGGCCGGGCAGTGGCAGCAGATCCTGGAATGGATGAAAAACAACAAAATTCTGAGTAAATTTCTATGA
- the petA gene encoding ubiquinol-cytochrome c reductase iron-sulfur subunit has protein sequence MSENPIDLEKRRFLTQTAAVLGATGAAFAAVPFISYMKPGAGTLEAAGPIEVDITKLEPGQMIRVEWRGQPVWVLKRTEEMLATLSQLEPKLRDPDSDESIQPENCKNPYRSIQPEVFVAVGICTHLGCSPTYRPEVGPPDLGKQWLGGFFCPCHGSRFDLAGRVYKKVPAPTNLVVPPYRYASDTRIIVGEEQEETRS, from the coding sequence ATGAGTGAAAACCCTATCGATTTGGAAAAGCGCCGCTTTCTGACTCAGACCGCGGCGGTTCTGGGAGCGACCGGAGCGGCATTCGCCGCGGTTCCCTTCATCAGCTACATGAAGCCCGGCGCCGGCACCCTGGAAGCCGCCGGTCCCATCGAGGTGGACATCACCAAGTTGGAGCCGGGGCAAATGATTCGGGTGGAATGGCGAGGCCAGCCGGTCTGGGTGCTCAAACGCACCGAAGAAATGCTGGCGACCTTATCCCAATTGGAGCCCAAGTTGCGAGATCCCGATTCGGATGAATCCATCCAGCCGGAAAACTGCAAAAACCCCTACCGCTCCATTCAACCCGAAGTTTTCGTCGCGGTGGGCATCTGCACTCATCTGGGATGCTCCCCCACCTATCGCCCGGAAGTCGGGCCGCCGGATCTGGGCAAACAATGGCTCGGCGGTTTCTTCTGCCCGTGCCACGGCTCGCGCTTCGATCTGGCGGGGCGGGTATACAAGAAGGTCCCCGCACCCACTAATTTGGTGGTTCCCCCTTACCGCTATGCCAGCGACACTCGCATTATCGTCGGCGAAGAACAGGAAGAGACCCGATCATGA
- the hisC gene encoding histidinol-phosphate transaminase yields the protein MTFKPQDFFRPEMLAETAYPVPSAAGMIKLDAMENPYDWPETMIQAWLDHLRRARPNRYPDPKAPTLKAALRDYAGVPEEADILLGNGSDEIIQILLLALVGQPQAAVMAPEPTFVMYRQIARWLNLDFIGVPLKSDFHLDRDAMLAAVDRHRPKVVFLAYPNNPTGNLFDENTISEIIRRTPGLVVLDEAYAPFARSTWMDRIGEFSNLLVMRTLSKLGLAGLRLGFLAGNPEWLEQFEKLRLPYNINVLTQLTAEFALSQGELFEQQTSRIRIDRETLSTELGKLPCVESFPSAANFILFRAAEADRVFTALRQQGILIKNLNPAGGLLRDCLRVTVGTPEENRAFLAALRAAVAH from the coding sequence ATGACCTTCAAACCACAAGATTTTTTCCGCCCCGAAATGCTGGCCGAAACGGCCTATCCCGTCCCTTCCGCGGCGGGAATGATCAAACTCGATGCCATGGAAAATCCTTACGACTGGCCCGAAACCATGATTCAAGCCTGGCTCGATCATTTGCGCCGAGCCCGCCCCAACCGCTACCCCGACCCCAAGGCACCGACGCTGAAAGCCGCCTTGCGCGATTACGCCGGCGTCCCCGAAGAGGCGGACATTCTCCTGGGCAACGGCTCCGACGAGATCATCCAGATCCTTTTGCTGGCCTTGGTGGGACAGCCCCAAGCCGCGGTGATGGCGCCGGAACCCACCTTCGTCATGTACCGGCAAATAGCGCGGTGGTTGAATTTGGATTTCATCGGCGTGCCGCTCAAGTCGGATTTCCACTTGGATCGAGACGCCATGCTGGCCGCCGTGGATCGGCACCGCCCCAAGGTCGTTTTTCTGGCCTATCCCAACAATCCCACCGGCAATTTGTTCGACGAAAACACGATTTCGGAAATCATCCGCCGAACGCCGGGACTGGTGGTTTTGGACGAGGCTTACGCGCCGTTCGCCCGGTCCACGTGGATGGACCGGATCGGTGAGTTCAGCAATTTGCTGGTGATGCGGACCCTGTCCAAATTGGGTTTGGCGGGCCTGCGGCTGGGGTTTCTCGCCGGCAACCCGGAATGGCTCGAGCAGTTCGAAAAACTGCGCCTGCCCTACAACATCAATGTGCTGACCCAACTCACAGCGGAGTTCGCCCTCTCCCAAGGCGAGCTTTTCGAGCAGCAAACCAGCCGTATCCGCATCGACCGGGAAACCCTCTCAACCGAATTGGGAAAACTTCCCTGCGTGGAATCCTTTCCCAGCGCGGCCAACTTTATCTTGTTCCGGGCAGCGGAAGCGGATCGCGTATTCACAGCCCTGCGGCAACAAGGAATACTCATTAAAAACCTCAACCCCGCGGGCGGTCTGCTCCGAGACTGCCTGCGGGTAACGGTGGGCACACCGGAGGAAAATCGAGCATTCCTCGCCGCTTTGCGCGCCGCTGTCGCCCATTAA
- the hisD gene encoding histidinol dehydrogenase produces the protein MSLNIRRLNGDDPGFAEQLTQLVAWTADFDQNVHQTVLEILGRVRQEGDAAVLAYTRRFDRLDRLSVAELEFPRARLEEALTTLPTEQRQALENAAARIRAYAERQKLASWHYRDELGNLLGQQITPLDRVGLYVPGGKAAYPSSVLMNAVPAKVAGVTELIMVVPTPGGEANRLVLAAAAVAGVDRVFRVGGAQAVAALAYGTETIPQVDKIVGPGNIYVATAKKLVFGQVGIDMIAGPSEILIIADGTTDPDWIAMDLFSQAEHDEDAQAILLCPDEAYLDRVAASIAKQLPGMERRAVIRTSLEKRGALIKVRDLNQACEIANRIAPEHLEVSVADPEALLPELRHAGAIFLGPHTAEALGDYCAGPNHVLPTSGTARFSSPLGVYDFQKRTSLIGCTALGASPLAETARILAKGESLTAHARSAEYRIKP, from the coding sequence ATGAGCTTGAACATCCGGCGCCTGAACGGCGACGACCCTGGATTTGCCGAACAATTGACGCAACTGGTGGCTTGGACTGCCGACTTCGACCAAAACGTCCACCAAACCGTTCTGGAAATTCTAGGTCGGGTTCGACAGGAAGGCGACGCCGCGGTGCTGGCCTATACCCGCCGCTTCGACCGTTTGGACCGCCTTTCGGTCGCCGAGCTGGAGTTTCCCCGAGCCCGCCTGGAGGAAGCCCTGACGACACTTCCGACCGAACAGCGACAGGCCTTGGAAAATGCCGCCGCCCGCATCCGCGCCTATGCCGAGCGGCAAAAACTCGCTTCCTGGCACTATCGAGACGAGCTGGGCAACTTGCTGGGCCAGCAAATCACCCCGCTCGATCGGGTCGGCCTGTATGTGCCCGGCGGCAAAGCGGCTTATCCGTCGTCGGTGCTGATGAACGCGGTGCCGGCCAAGGTGGCGGGCGTGACCGAATTGATCATGGTGGTCCCCACCCCGGGCGGCGAAGCCAACCGGCTGGTCCTGGCGGCCGCCGCCGTCGCCGGAGTGGATCGCGTATTCCGCGTCGGCGGCGCCCAAGCGGTGGCCGCCCTCGCCTACGGCACCGAGACGATTCCCCAAGTGGACAAGATCGTCGGTCCCGGCAATATCTATGTGGCCACCGCCAAGAAACTGGTCTTCGGCCAAGTGGGCATCGACATGATCGCCGGACCCTCGGAAATCCTGATCATCGCCGACGGCACCACCGATCCCGATTGGATCGCCATGGATCTCTTCTCCCAAGCCGAGCACGACGAGGACGCCCAGGCGATTTTGCTCTGCCCCGACGAGGCCTATCTCGATCGGGTCGCCGCCAGCATCGCCAAGCAGTTGCCCGGGATGGAGCGGCGCGCAGTCATCCGCACCTCCCTGGAAAAACGCGGGGCCCTGATCAAAGTCCGCGATCTGAACCAGGCCTGCGAGATCGCCAACCGTATCGCGCCGGAGCATTTGGAGGTTTCCGTCGCCGACCCGGAAGCGCTTCTGCCCGAACTGCGCCATGCCGGAGCGATCTTCTTGGGCCCCCACACCGCCGAAGCCCTGGGTGACTACTGCGCCGGTCCCAACCACGTGCTCCCCACGTCGGGCACGGCCAGATTTTCTTCCCCCTTGGGGGTTTACGATTTTCAGAAGCGCACCAGCCTGATCGGCTGCACCGCTCTCGGTGCCTCGCCGCTGGCCGAAACCGCCCGGATTTTGGCGAAAGGCGAAAGCCTGACCGCGCACGCCCGATCGGCCGAATACCGGATAAAACCATGA
- the hisG gene encoding ATP phosphoribosyltransferase, whose product MLTIAVSKGRIYKEALPLLAQAGIEPTCDPDTSRKLILPTCRDDVRLLIIRATDVPTYVEYGAADVGIAGKDVLVEHGAGSLYEPLDLGIARCRMMTAGKVGETWDARRIRVATKYVNTAKRYFADRGIQAEVIKLYGSMELAPLVGLAECIVDLVDTGNTLRANGLEPRDLIMDISSRLVVNKAAMKMKHAPLKQLIRDLEAAVNPEVAT is encoded by the coding sequence ATGTTGACCATCGCTGTCTCGAAAGGCCGCATCTATAAGGAAGCCCTCCCGCTTTTGGCGCAAGCGGGAATCGAGCCGACCTGCGATCCGGACACTTCGCGCAAACTCATCTTGCCCACGTGCCGCGACGACGTTCGTCTGTTGATCATTCGCGCCACCGACGTTCCCACCTACGTGGAATACGGCGCTGCCGACGTGGGCATCGCCGGCAAGGACGTATTGGTGGAACACGGCGCCGGGAGCCTGTACGAACCGTTGGATCTCGGCATCGCCCGCTGCCGCATGATGACCGCCGGCAAAGTGGGAGAAACCTGGGACGCTCGGCGCATCCGGGTGGCCACCAAATACGTCAACACCGCCAAGCGTTATTTCGCCGACCGCGGCATTCAGGCCGAGGTCATCAAGCTTTACGGTTCCATGGAACTCGCCCCTCTGGTGGGCCTGGCCGAATGCATCGTGGATTTGGTGGATACCGGCAACACCCTGCGCGCCAACGGCCTGGAACCGCGCGACTTGATCATGGACATCAGTTCGCGCCTGGTGGTCAACAAGGCGGCGATGAAGATGAAACACGCGCCCCTCAAGCAGCTCATCCGCGACTTGGAGGCGGCGGTCAACCCGGAGGTGGCGACATGA
- the murA gene encoding UDP-N-acetylglucosamine 1-carboxyvinyltransferase, which yields MDKLVISGNRRLEGEVRISGAKNAALPILAAALLAQTPVAVDNVPELHDITTMLELLRGLGAASRWHNDTSVEINATHLNNPLAPYESVRTMRASILVLGPLLARCGEALVSLPGGCAIGARPVDLHLKGLAALGADIRMEGGYIHARARRLKGCRLVLDQVTVTGTENLLMAAVLAQGKTVIENAAREPEVTDLARFLVKLGANISGIGTDVLEIQGVESLGGNRPRYTVMPDRIETGTYLTAAALTCGRIRTTRTCPQILDAVLEKLHEAGAAIDSGPDWIELTMSDRPRAVSFRTAPYPAFPTDMQAQLMAMNCIAEGVGIITETIFENRFMHVLELRRLGADITIEGHTAICSGKNRLQGAPVMATDLRASASLVLAALAAEGETVIDRIYHIDRGYEHIEDKLSRLGATIHRIEGSSVPC from the coding sequence ATGGATAAATTGGTCATATCCGGCAACCGTCGATTGGAAGGCGAGGTCCGCATTTCCGGAGCGAAAAACGCCGCCCTGCCGATTCTGGCCGCAGCCCTGTTGGCGCAAACGCCGGTGGCTGTGGACAACGTCCCCGAGCTGCACGACATTACCACGATGCTCGAGTTGCTGCGCGGTTTGGGGGCCGCCTCCCGTTGGCACAACGACACCAGCGTGGAGATCAATGCCACCCACCTGAACAACCCACTCGCTCCTTACGAGTCGGTCCGCACCATGCGCGCCTCGATTCTGGTTCTGGGCCCGCTGCTGGCCCGTTGCGGCGAAGCCTTGGTCTCTCTGCCCGGCGGTTGCGCCATCGGCGCCCGACCGGTGGACCTGCATCTAAAAGGCCTCGCCGCCCTGGGAGCGGACATCCGCATGGAAGGCGGCTATATCCACGCCCGCGCCCGGCGTCTCAAGGGCTGCCGGCTGGTGCTCGACCAGGTCACCGTCACCGGCACGGAAAACCTGCTCATGGCGGCCGTTCTGGCCCAAGGCAAAACCGTCATCGAAAACGCCGCCCGGGAGCCGGAGGTCACCGATCTGGCCCGTTTCCTGGTGAAGCTGGGGGCGAACATTTCCGGCATCGGCACCGATGTCCTGGAAATTCAGGGGGTGGAGTCCCTAGGCGGCAACCGTCCACGATATACGGTCATGCCCGATCGGATCGAAACCGGCACCTATCTGACCGCCGCCGCGCTAACCTGCGGCCGCATCCGAACCACGCGCACCTGCCCCCAGATTTTGGACGCGGTCTTGGAAAAACTGCATGAAGCCGGGGCGGCCATCGATTCCGGTCCGGATTGGATCGAACTCACCATGTCCGACCGGCCCCGGGCGGTTTCCTTCCGCACCGCCCCCTATCCCGCCTTTCCCACCGACATGCAGGCCCAACTCATGGCCATGAATTGCATCGCGGAAGGGGTGGGCATCATCACCGAAACCATTTTCGAAAACCGTTTCATGCATGTTCTGGAACTGCGCCGCCTGGGCGCCGACATCACCATCGAAGGCCATACCGCCATCTGTTCCGGCAAAAACCGGCTCCAGGGCGCACCGGTCATGGCCACCGATCTGAGGGCCTCGGCCAGTCTGGTGCTGGCCGCTTTGGCCGCGGAAGGTGAAACCGTGATCGATCGCATTTATCATATCGACCGAGGATACGAACACATCGAGGACAAGCTTTCCCGTTTGGGAGCGACCATCCACCGCATTGAAGGATCATCCGTTCCATGTTGA
- a CDS encoding STAS domain-containing protein, with translation MSKISRRNPSNVRLENTGPGQMKVEGDLIFATATALWKISQRRMAAAGGDITIDLAGVRRADSAGLALLVEWLRLAQRQNRRIHFAHLPKQLLTMAKTYDLESLLPIAHG, from the coding sequence ATGAGTAAAATTTCGCGCCGCAATCCCTCGAATGTGCGCCTCGAGAACACCGGCCCAGGCCAGATGAAAGTCGAAGGAGATCTGATCTTCGCCACCGCGACCGCGCTTTGGAAGATTTCCCAACGCCGAATGGCCGCCGCTGGCGGCGATATCACCATCGATCTGGCCGGGGTCCGCCGCGCCGACAGCGCGGGGCTTGCCCTGCTGGTGGAATGGCTGCGTCTCGCCCAGCGGCAAAATCGGCGAATCCATTTTGCCCACCTCCCCAAGCAACTCCTGACCATGGCCAAAACCTACGACCTGGAGTCATTGCTGCCCATCGCCCATGGATAA
- the mlaD gene encoding outer membrane lipid asymmetry maintenance protein MlaD: MTKTRIIEIWVGLFVAAGLATLFMLAMKVSNLTEFRDMDQGYRLLAKFRNIGTLKIRAPVKTAGVVIGRVADIRLDQDRYEAVVEMQITNPEYKLPEDTIASIYTSGLLGEQYIALEPGGSFDYLKPGDEIEITQPALVLEELIGKFMVKTTENSGTNE, translated from the coding sequence ATGACCAAAACAAGAATCATCGAAATCTGGGTTGGCCTGTTCGTCGCCGCCGGCCTGGCCACCTTGTTTATGCTCGCCATGAAAGTCAGCAATTTGACTGAATTCCGCGACATGGACCAAGGCTATCGATTGCTGGCCAAATTCCGGAACATCGGCACCCTGAAAATCCGCGCCCCGGTCAAGACCGCCGGCGTGGTGATCGGCCGGGTGGCGGACATCCGCTTGGACCAGGATCGCTACGAAGCCGTCGTCGAAATGCAAATCACCAACCCCGAGTACAAGTTACCCGAAGATACCATCGCCAGCATCTACACCTCGGGCTTGCTGGGGGAGCAATACATCGCCCTGGAGCCGGGCGGAAGCTTCGATTACCTCAAACCGGGCGATGAGATCGAAATCACTCAACCGGCCCTCGTCCTGGAAGAGTTGATCGGTAAATTCATGGTCAAAACCACCGAGAACAGCGGTACCAATGAGTAA
- the mlaE gene encoding lipid asymmetry maintenance ABC transporter permease subunit MlaE, translating into MLGALEKLGHTTLSSFAKVGRANLFFLQALTGSPDLLRRPGLLIHQIYAVGVLSILLISLSGLFVGMVLGLQGYNVLSDFGAEESLGVMVAASLVRELGPVVTALLFSGRAGSALTAEIGLMKATEQLSGMEMMAVDPMRRVITPRLYAGILSMPLLAGLFTYIGVYGGYFVGVSLLGVDEGSFWSQMQATIDFQEDIINSIVKSLVFGVIVTWIAVFEGYDAIPTSEGVSRATTRSVVYSAFAILGSDFILTALMFGE; encoded by the coding sequence ATGTTAGGCGCACTGGAAAAACTGGGACACACCACCCTGTCGAGCTTCGCCAAAGTCGGTCGGGCAAACCTGTTTTTTCTCCAAGCCCTGACCGGTAGCCCGGATCTGTTGCGCCGGCCGGGGCTTTTGATTCATCAAATATACGCGGTCGGGGTACTAAGCATCCTGCTGATCTCCCTCTCCGGTTTGTTCGTCGGCATGGTGCTGGGCCTTCAGGGCTACAATGTCTTATCCGATTTCGGTGCCGAAGAATCCCTCGGTGTCATGGTGGCCGCTTCCTTGGTGCGGGAGTTGGGACCGGTGGTGACCGCGCTGCTGTTCTCGGGGCGAGCCGGTTCCGCCTTGACCGCCGAAATCGGCCTGATGAAAGCCACGGAACAATTGTCGGGCATGGAAATGATGGCGGTCGATCCCATGCGCCGGGTCATTACGCCCCGGCTCTACGCCGGCATCCTCTCCATGCCGCTACTGGCCGGATTGTTCACCTATATCGGGGTTTACGGCGGTTATTTCGTGGGGGTGAGCCTTCTCGGCGTCGACGAAGGCTCGTTCTGGTCCCAAATGCAGGCCACCATCGATTTTCAGGAAGACATCATCAACAGCATCGTCAAAAGCCTGGTGTTCGGGGTCATCGTAACCTGGATCGCGGTATTCGAGGGCTACGACGCCATCCCCACCTCCGAAGGGGTAAGCCGCGCCACCACTCGTTCGGTAGTGTATTCCGCCTTTGCGATTCTGGGATCGGATTTCATCCTCACCGCGCTGATGTTCGGAGAATAA
- a CDS encoding ABC transporter ATP-binding protein yields the protein MTNSSDIVVQIRDLVFSRGRRKIFDGVDLNIRRGSVTSIMGPSGTGKTTLLKLIGGQLRPDTGSIVVDGQEVPALSRGHLYEVRQRIGMLFQSGALLTDLSVFENVAFPLREHTDLPETMIRTLVLMKLEAVGLRGAHRLMPSELSGGMARRVALARAIALDPMMILYDEPFTGQDPISMGILVKLIRTLNDALGLTSIVVSHDVREAASISDYIYVLSGGHVVGEGPPEELEKASSPWVDQFLHGLPDGPVPFHYPAPEYGEDLIQC from the coding sequence ATGACAAATTCCTCGGACATCGTCGTTCAAATCCGCGACCTGGTGTTTTCGCGCGGGCGCCGCAAGATCTTCGACGGCGTGGACCTGAATATTCGGCGCGGCTCGGTGACTTCCATCATGGGGCCTTCCGGCACCGGCAAGACGACCCTGCTCAAGCTCATCGGCGGCCAATTGCGGCCCGACACCGGCAGCATCGTGGTGGACGGTCAGGAGGTTCCCGCACTCTCGCGCGGGCATCTGTATGAAGTGCGCCAACGCATCGGAATGCTGTTCCAAAGCGGCGCGCTGCTCACCGATCTGAGCGTGTTCGAAAACGTCGCTTTCCCCTTGCGCGAGCACACCGATCTGCCCGAAACCATGATCCGCACGCTGGTTCTCATGAAGCTGGAAGCAGTGGGGCTTCGCGGCGCCCATCGCTTGATGCCGTCGGAACTGTCCGGCGGGATGGCGCGGCGGGTGGCCTTGGCCCGGGCGATCGCCTTGGACCCCATGATGATCCTGTACGACGAGCCGTTCACCGGCCAGGATCCCATCTCCATGGGTATCCTGGTGAAATTGATCCGCACCCTCAACGATGCCCTGGGACTGACCAGCATCGTCGTTTCCCACGACGTTCGGGAGGCCGCCTCGATTTCCGACTACATTTACGTGCTCTCGGGGGGGCACGTGGTGGGCGAAGGCCCGCCCGAGGAACTGGAAAAGGCTTCGTCCCCCTGGGTCGATCAATTTCTCCACGGACTTCCCGACGGCCCCGTCCCCTTTCACTATCCCGCTCCCGAGTATGGCGAGGATTTAATTCAATGTTAG
- the panD gene encoding aspartate 1-decarboxylase has product MHVTMLKAKLHQARVTHSELLYEGSCAIDSDLLERAGIREYEQIHVYNVNNGERFVTYVIRAEAGSGVISVNGAAARRAAPGDMIIICAYAALDQNELADYRPDLLYLDERNRVVRTGHAIPVQAA; this is encoded by the coding sequence ATGCACGTAACCATGCTAAAGGCGAAGCTCCATCAGGCCCGGGTGACTCATTCCGAATTGCTGTACGAAGGTTCTTGCGCCATTGACAGCGATTTGCTGGAGCGGGCGGGGATTCGCGAATATGAGCAGATTCACGTTTACAACGTCAACAACGGTGAGCGCTTCGTGACCTATGTGATTCGGGCCGAAGCCGGCTCGGGCGTGATTTCCGTCAACGGTGCGGCGGCCAGACGGGCCGCTCCCGGCGATATGATCATTATCTGCGCTTATGCGGCGCTCGATCAAAATGAGCTTGCCGATTACCGCCCCGATTTGCTTTACCTCGACGAGCGCAACCGCGTCGTTCGAACCGGTCACGCCATTCCCGTCCAGGCCGCCTGA